In Zingiber officinale cultivar Zhangliang chromosome 1A, Zo_v1.1, whole genome shotgun sequence, a genomic segment contains:
- the LOC122006211 gene encoding kinase-interacting family protein-like has protein sequence MAALTTMTASSHASGPAWLQAALADVEERVQALAVNVPDDSVSDSFAQRADNYYRKRPQLVALLHDLHNRYLYLANRYSLSFRRKHCLASFVSSDINTDDDFDSAGSDAESFLSFQRVPRQPRRWLAAPCDVDMVVAELVVASVERYLLAAEGADAERRKAESSRKIELQGSLVEVLEAERMVLLGENVSLGLRAASLEKVAQAVESELGFMRQRAAELAWALVQLRENQRMCLLGRKIEGLQAQVYGLELRNRELFLAIARREKEKREARAEVERLRQENRRAREMAESRGRSWRSLWDRMRKLDWAPSSCAPHAKQ, from the exons ATGGCAGCGTTGACGACGATGACAGCGAGCAGTCACGCTTCGGGCCCTGCGTGGCTTCAAGCGGCTCTCGCAG ATGTAGAGGAGAGAGTGCAGGCACTCGCGGTGAACGTACCGGATGACTCCGTGTCGGACTCGTTCGCGCAGAGGGCGGATAATTACTACCGTAAGCGGCCGCAGCTGGTGGCGCTGCTCCATGACCTCCACAACCGCTACCTCTACCTCGCCAACCGTTATAGCCTGTCCTTTCGCCGGAAGCATTGTCTCGCCTCGTTCGTCTCCTCCGATATCAACACCGATGACGACTTCGACTCCGCTGGCTCCGACGCTGAGAGCTTCCTCTCCTTTCAACGCGTTCCCCGCCAGCCGCGCCGGTGGCTCGCTGCCCCTTGCGATGTCGACATGGTTGTGGCTGAGCTGGTAGTGGCGTCAGTGGAGCGGTACCTGCTGGCGGCGGAGGGAGCGGACGCGGAGCGGCGGAAGGCAGAGTCGTCGCGCAAGATCGAGCTGCAGGGGAGCCTGGTAGAGGTGCTGGAGGCGGAGCGGATGGTGCTGCTGGGGGAGAACGTGAGTCTGGGGCTCCGGGCGGCGTCCCTGGAGAAGGTAGCTCAGGCGGTAGAGTCGGAGTTGGGATTCATGCGGCAGAGGGCGGCGGAGTTGGCGTGGGCGTTGGTGCAGCTGCGGGAGAATCAGCGGATGTGCCTGTTGGGGAGGAAGATTGAAGGGCTCCAGGCTCAGGTCTACGGGCTGGAGCTGCGGAACCGGGAGTTGTTCTTGGCGATAGCGCGGcgggagaaagagaagagggaggCGCGGGCGGAGGTGGAGCGCCTCCGGCAAGAAAACCGACGGGCGAGGGAGATGGCGGAGTCGCGGGGCAGGTCGTGGCGGAGCCTGTGGGACCGCATGCGTAAGTTGGACTGGGCCCCTTCGTCGTGTGCGCCGCACGCAAAGCAGTGA